The DNA window CCTCCCAGGAGGATgggccggggtgggtggggggagggacggagggacgcCGGAAGCCGTGTGGGTAAAATGGCCCTCGAGTCCAAGCTCTGGCTGTGAAGACAGACGGCCCCATGTGTGGGGTCCAGGAGGAGGTCTTGGCAGGTGGGAAGTCTGGATTTGATCCCAGCTCCTTCGCTGCGAGTGAGAGGGACTGGGCAAGCCAGCCAGCTTTGTAGACCTCGGTTTATctagaaaaagggaaaaacaccTGATTTGCAGAGCAGttgtaaagataaaatgatataACGCGACATACATTAAACACCTGCTGTGCGGTAGGCGCCTCATAGAGGCAGTTGTGACCGTGTAAGTGAGCGACGCGTAGTCACgaccacgggggggggggggggggggagaggggaggatggaTTCGTGGTGACTGCTACTGTTTTGTGACAAAATGATCCTGTGAGACCGAATTCGTTTCCTTCTTGGAGAGAATGGCAACTCGGACGGCAGAAGGGTTGACTGGAGGCCTGGCAAGCGAGTGCGGTTCAGTCGGGGAGCCGGTGTACGGTTTGGGCCAAATCCCGGCCCCCATGACATGCTCATCGTTGACCTGGGAAGACCTGGGGGGGGCttcagggggcaggtgggggcgcTTCACCTGGGGAGGACGGGTGACGAGCCGCCCGGTGGGACAGGTCCCCACGCGTTGGGAGTGGCTGAAGGGACGCTGGGGACACAGAGCTCTGGGGCTTTGGGAGCGGGCAGGATGCTGGTCTCCGCGGCGGGAGGCTGTGCTGGGACGCCCGGCCTGGGGGCAGCCGTGCACCTGGGGCCCCAGGTGGAGTGGACCTGACGTGGAAGGTTGAGAGCGGCCGTGCTCCTCCCGTCCTGATGCCAGTTGCCTCTTGCATcggaacaaatttttttttaagatttttatttatttattcatgagagacacggagagagaaagagagagagaggcagagacacaggcagagggaggagcaggctccatgcagggagcccgacgtgggactcgatccagggtctccaggatcacaccctgggctgaagacaggtgctaaaccgctgaaccactggggctgccctggaacaAATTTCTGGGAGAGGAGCCAACGAGGTGGTGGCTGCAGAACCCAAGGGGCGTGGAGGGATGTCGTCCACATGGGGTAGCCTCCATTCAGGTCACACTGCACAGAATAAACCTGAGGGGACCTTTAAAGTCATGGGGGCAGCTGTGCCCACCAACTGCTGGCGGAGAGCGAGACCCTCCCGGCCGTCGAAGGTTAATGTGTCTGTCACCACCTTGGGAACACGGTCCCCGGGGAAGAGGAGAGCGGCTGGGGCTGGGTACCAGGCCCTGCTCGACACAGCGACAGTGTGGATGGAGTTcggtcctctgtcccttctctgggGGGTGCGCGTCCTGGGACAGGTTCCCACACACGTTCCCAGAGGAAATGGAAGCTTACGGCTGCATCTGGGGCTTGTTGGTCGGACATCGTGGTTCTCAACGGGGACCGGCTTTGCTCTGCAGGGCCTCTGGCAATGTCCGCGAACAGTCCTACTGTCAGTTTTTGGGGGAGGTGCCACGCAGGGACGTTGCTCGACGCACAgcgcccagggcagccccacGTCACCCAAGcctccagccccaaatgtcagcaGCGCTGAGACTGCCAGAGCCTGGCTGGAGGCGGCAGGAAGGTTCTGGGTGGGCGGCCGTGGCCCCCTCCTCACGCCCATCACCTCGGGGCAGCTGGATGGGGAAGGTTCCCAGCCGGCTGGCCCTGGCCTGGTGGCCACACACGGAGGAGGAGGCTGCCGAATGCTTGGGGGCGGGGAGCAGCCCAAAAGGAGCCTCAGGCCACCCTCCCAGGGAGACGAAGGATGAGGCCGGAGATTTCATTTCAAGTCAactcttacttattttaaaaccgATTTCCTTAAGCacataattatatgtttatttcccCAAGGAACTCTTGAGGCTGGGAGATCTGCTTAAATTATGGGGACGGAGGCTGCTCACGGGACTAACAGGGTTAGAAAAGTCTCCTCTGAAGGAGCCCGGGAGGAAGGCCCGGCAGGCTCCCCTCGCGCAGGGGATGTGGGGAGGGGCCGGTGGGATCAGAGGCTTCAGGggtcctgcctctcctctccgaTCCGTCCAGTAGGTGGAGGGGAGAGACGTGGGGAGCGGACCATGCAGCCACCTCCTGCGTCACTGGCACACGTGCGCACGCATACACACGCGTGCATGCACACTCCCTCTGGAAGGGACTTGGGTTGGCATCGGGGAgcagcaggggggcggggggccg is part of the Canis lupus familiaris isolate Mischka breed German Shepherd chromosome 38, alternate assembly UU_Cfam_GSD_1.0, whole genome shotgun sequence genome and encodes:
- the DUSP23 gene encoding dual specificity protein phosphatase 23 isoform X6; the encoded protein is MIQRNPAVGVHCALGFGRTGTMLACYLVKERGLAAGDAIAEIRRLRPGSIETYEQEKAVFQFYQRTKGNWHQDGRSTAALNLPRQVHSTWGPRCTAAPRPGVPAQPPAAETSILPAPKAPELCVPSVPSATPNAWGPVPPGGSSPVLPR